A single genomic interval of Brevibacillus brevis harbors:
- a CDS encoding CBS domain-containing protein: MAKLENRTLREIMTKDVATVTLKDNVYEVACKMRDWNVGVIPVVDEKEDVIGVITDRDIVIRGLAEKHEGSTATEVVMTRDIILGQPGMTVDEAAKVMAQHQIRRLPVVEKGKLVGIVALADMAVRQVHHDEASDALQQISEPTTH; this comes from the coding sequence ATGGCGAAGCTGGAAAATCGCACACTGCGCGAAATTATGACAAAAGATGTCGCTACTGTGACGCTTAAGGATAATGTGTATGAAGTGGCTTGCAAAATGCGCGATTGGAATGTAGGAGTCATTCCGGTTGTGGATGAAAAAGAAGATGTGATCGGTGTCATTACAGACCGCGATATTGTGATTCGCGGTTTGGCTGAAAAGCATGAAGGATCGACTGCCACCGAGGTGGTCATGACACGGGACATTATTCTCGGTCAACCGGGGATGACAGTTGATGAAGCGGCAAAGGTGATGGCTCAGCATCAAATTCGTCGTTTGCCTGTTGTTGAGAAGGGCAAGCTGGTCGGAATTGTGGCGTTGGCAGATATGGCTGTTCGCCAAGTTCATCATGATGAGGCGAGTGACGCTCTCCAACAAATTTCTGAGCCGACAACACATTAA
- a CDS encoding MerR family transcriptional regulator, with protein sequence MQIKDMAHRLQITPRAIRYYEEKGLIKPTKADASGYRQFTEEDVWRLQTIITLREVGMAVEDIRELLIQMKDQEGSLLHYLELQRSFMYTRWVEMSKVIQTTEAMIERIKGREAIDPGELFTLAEANKRLKQTRDNWVDRWNFNEWADRYDEWAHGGNGHESYERVLDEVVATVAVRPGECGLDAGTGTGNLAGRLVKKGARMSGFDQSPQMLKQCRAKHPEVETKLGTFFAFPFLENRFDFVATSYALHHLTDDQKQLALAECRRVLKPGGRLIIADLMFEDQTHRQAHLDSLEETGQTSVIADIQDRCYADRSRLLQELANLGFTNEVRQLGTYTHLILSTCK encoded by the coding sequence ATGCAAATCAAAGATATGGCCCATCGCTTGCAAATAACCCCGCGTGCGATTCGATATTATGAAGAAAAAGGATTGATCAAGCCAACGAAAGCAGATGCGTCCGGATATCGGCAGTTCACAGAGGAAGATGTCTGGAGGCTGCAAACCATCATTACACTGCGCGAGGTCGGGATGGCGGTAGAAGACATTCGGGAGCTCCTGATTCAAATGAAAGATCAGGAAGGCAGTCTTCTCCATTATTTAGAGCTACAGCGTTCGTTTATGTATACAAGGTGGGTAGAAATGAGCAAGGTCATCCAAACGACTGAAGCGATGATTGAGCGGATAAAGGGTAGAGAAGCGATTGATCCAGGAGAGCTGTTTACACTGGCAGAAGCGAACAAGCGATTGAAGCAGACACGGGATAACTGGGTGGATCGTTGGAATTTTAATGAATGGGCGGACCGCTACGATGAATGGGCACATGGCGGGAATGGTCATGAATCATACGAAAGAGTACTAGATGAAGTTGTTGCGACAGTTGCAGTCAGACCGGGAGAGTGTGGTCTGGATGCCGGAACGGGTACTGGAAACCTCGCAGGGCGTCTCGTGAAAAAAGGAGCCAGGATGAGCGGGTTTGACCAATCTCCGCAAATGCTGAAGCAATGCAGAGCGAAACACCCAGAGGTCGAGACGAAGCTAGGAACCTTTTTCGCATTTCCGTTTTTAGAAAATCGGTTTGACTTTGTGGCTACGAGTTACGCTTTGCACCATTTGACGGATGATCAGAAGCAGCTTGCCTTGGCAGAATGTCGCCGCGTGTTAAAACCAGGGGGACGGTTGATCATTGCCGATTTGATGTTTGAGGATCAGACGCATAGACAAGCTCATCTGGATAGCCTAGAGGAGACAGGTCAAACGAGCGTGATAGCAGATATTCAGGACCGCTGTTATGCAGATCGCTCTCGATTACTACAGGAGCTTGCCAACCTTGGTTTTACGAATGAAGTAAGACAGCTAGGTACTTATACGCATTTGATCTTGTCTACTTGTAAGTAG
- a CDS encoding thermonuclease family protein, which produces MKRLPIYLLALVLLLSACGSSGQPEANGEMDVVIKRVVDGDTFELDSGEKVRMIGVDTPETVKPNHPVEPYGKEASNYSKELLTGKKVKLKFDVEPYDKYKRLLAYVYLEDGTFVNEKLVRDGYARIMTIPPNVAQAELFLAAEREAREQNHGLWALEGQQTEVPKENAKPKKQSNNTTAADTAPSEGKTIKGNINSKGEKIYHVPGSASYEQTKAEMWFATEEEAQQAGFRAPKR; this is translated from the coding sequence ATGAAACGATTACCTATATATCTGCTCGCACTGGTTCTTTTGCTTTCAGCATGTGGATCGTCCGGTCAGCCAGAAGCAAACGGCGAGATGGATGTTGTGATCAAACGAGTAGTGGATGGCGATACATTCGAGCTGGACAGCGGGGAAAAAGTCCGTATGATAGGCGTAGATACACCAGAGACAGTAAAACCTAACCATCCAGTCGAACCGTATGGGAAAGAAGCGAGCAATTACTCCAAGGAGCTTTTAACTGGCAAAAAGGTCAAGCTGAAGTTCGATGTCGAGCCCTATGACAAATACAAGCGTTTGCTTGCTTACGTATATTTGGAGGACGGCACCTTTGTCAATGAAAAGCTCGTTCGTGACGGATACGCACGAATCATGACGATCCCACCGAATGTAGCCCAAGCAGAGCTGTTCCTGGCAGCAGAGCGGGAGGCACGGGAGCAGAATCACGGACTGTGGGCTTTAGAAGGGCAGCAAACAGAGGTTCCTAAGGAAAATGCCAAGCCCAAAAAACAGTCCAACAATACTACCGCCGCAGACACCGCACCATCAGAAGGGAAGACCATCAAGGGCAATATCAACAGCAAAGGTGAGAAAATCTATCACGTTCCTGGCTCCGCTAGCTACGAGCAAACAAAAGCAGAAATGTGGTTTGCGACGGAAGAAGAAGCGCAGCAAGCAGGCTTTCGGGCGCCAAAACGATAA
- a CDS encoding methyl-accepting chemotaxis protein codes for MKLTVRKKLFLGFLAVLLLLVAVAGIGFSQISSIDSRYGRMIEDRVNKEMLSKDIIASVSERQKYARGYVIVGDDSYLTGYTKANDRYKELTAELFRLGMTSEGQKLVTEMNELHAKHEEIIDRVVALKQQNKVEEYTRLVRDECTPVGERFIQKAQEFVALEQKLLEQDIAELDSGIQSTKLLVVLLSLLALLTGAGIAFMIGRAISHPVLLITHAAEQIAAGNLAQADIQIKNRDEIGELARHFSQMKHNLQDLLERVSFHSQQVAASSEELTASSELTRQTAEHVSHSIQGIAAGAEQQVHDAENATQIVVSISQVMQQVSMSMDHAISSSVEANKTATEGNEVIAKSIEQMNEINQRVSSSTEVVNILGEKSKEVGTIVSIITEIASQTNLLALNAAIEAARAGEQGRGFAVVADEVRKLAEQSAQAASQIAFIIGDIQRDTEKAIHVMSQGDVAVKEGVIMIEQAGVAFYKILGVVDEFSKRTQEMSGQINQANNGTVSVVEFIEGIAHVSRMAAENTQSVVASVQEQTASMEQITTASSTLAEMAEELQYSIRKFQL; via the coding sequence ATGAAGTTGACGGTAAGGAAAAAGCTTTTTTTAGGATTTTTGGCAGTGTTATTACTTTTAGTAGCAGTAGCAGGGATTGGATTTTCTCAGATTTCTTCCATCGATTCCCGCTATGGGAGGATGATTGAAGATCGAGTCAATAAGGAGATGTTGTCCAAGGACATTATTGCAAGTGTCAGTGAACGACAAAAGTATGCACGTGGATATGTCATTGTAGGCGATGACAGCTACTTGACGGGGTATACAAAAGCAAATGACCGTTATAAAGAGCTTACAGCAGAATTGTTCCGTTTGGGCATGACTTCTGAAGGGCAAAAGCTCGTCACAGAGATGAACGAGCTGCATGCCAAACACGAGGAAATTATTGATCGGGTTGTAGCGTTAAAACAACAAAACAAGGTAGAAGAGTACACGCGCTTGGTCAGAGATGAATGTACGCCAGTCGGCGAACGGTTTATTCAAAAAGCCCAAGAATTTGTTGCTCTCGAACAGAAGCTATTGGAACAAGATATTGCCGAGCTGGATAGCGGTATTCAATCTACGAAGCTCCTGGTTGTCCTGCTTAGCTTACTTGCTCTTCTCACAGGAGCAGGTATCGCCTTCATGATTGGACGAGCCATTTCTCATCCGGTTTTACTGATCACGCATGCAGCCGAACAAATTGCCGCAGGGAACTTGGCCCAAGCAGATATTCAAATCAAGAATCGCGACGAAATCGGGGAACTTGCCCGCCATTTTTCCCAAATGAAGCACAATCTGCAAGATTTATTAGAACGAGTCTCCTTCCATTCACAACAAGTAGCCGCTTCCTCCGAGGAATTGACAGCCAGCTCCGAATTAACACGACAGACAGCAGAGCACGTATCCCATTCGATCCAAGGTATAGCAGCAGGTGCTGAGCAGCAAGTACATGATGCAGAGAACGCCACACAGATTGTTGTGAGCATCTCGCAAGTTATGCAGCAAGTATCAATGAGCATGGATCATGCGATCAGCTCATCCGTTGAAGCGAATAAAACGGCAACCGAAGGCAATGAAGTGATTGCCAAATCCATCGAACAAATGAATGAGATTAATCAAAGAGTGAGCTCTTCTACCGAAGTGGTCAACATACTCGGCGAAAAATCAAAAGAAGTTGGCACAATCGTTTCTATTATCACGGAAATTGCGAGTCAAACGAATTTATTGGCGTTAAACGCAGCGATTGAAGCGGCGAGAGCGGGAGAACAGGGAAGAGGATTCGCAGTTGTAGCAGATGAGGTCCGCAAATTAGCAGAACAATCCGCGCAAGCAGCTTCGCAGATCGCTTTCATCATCGGGGATATTCAAAGAGATACGGAAAAGGCGATTCACGTCATGAGTCAAGGGGACGTAGCTGTTAAAGAAGGAGTCATCATGATCGAACAAGCTGGGGTTGCCTTCTATAAAATTTTGGGGGTAGTAGACGAATTCTCGAAAAGAACACAAGAAATGTCGGGACAAATCAATCAAGCCAATAACGGAACGGTTTCCGTAGTGGAATTTATAGAGGGAATTGCGCATGTTTCAAGAATGGCAGCGGAAAATACGCAAAGCGTAGTTGCTTCTGTACAAGAACAAACAGCTTCTATGGAACAGATTACGACCGCTTCCAGTACACTCGCTGAAATGGCAGAAGAGCTGCAGTATTCCATCCGTAAGTTTCAATTGTAG